In Chryseobacterium oryzae, the genomic stretch CTATTTGTATTTTTTGTTTCATTAATATTTTTTAAATTATCAGATTTTTTCTTGGATAAAAAAAAAGTATTGGGGATTTTATTTCTGATTATAGCGATTCTTATACCCAGTATTTTTGCAGGTTGCAGAGATTTGAATATTGGTACCGATACAAGCTCATACGTTAGGGACTATTTCAGAGAAGCAAGACAGGCAAAATCCTTTTTCAGATATAATGAAGATGTGAGTACCGATGTGGGTTATTCTTATTTTAATTATATTATTACAAAAATCTTCAACGATTTTTCTTTTTTACTCTTTTTTATTCAGGCTTTTATTGTTACGTTTATAGCATTAGCGATACTTCAGCTGAAAAAAACTAATCTTCTGACTTGGGCTTTTTTAGTTTATTTTCTGCTTTATTTTTCAAATTCATTGAATATGACCAGACAGATGATGGCGTTGGCTGTATGTCTCTATTCATTCTCGAATTTAATAACAGGAAACAGGATTAAAGCATTAATTTTAGTTGGATTAGCAAGTACATTTCACTTTAGCGCATTTATCTTTTTTGCAATTTTTCCTATATACTTTTATACATCAAAATTTATTAAAAACTTTTGGTTGTTTCAATTCATTGTTGGAGTTTCCTTTATTTTGGTGGTTTTTCTATTAGATTATATTATTATTGGGATTGTAGGTCTAGGAGCGGTAAAAGAAGGTTTTGAAAACTATAAATCTGGAGGACTTTATGGGTCTAATCTTCCATTGTCCGATTTATTTTTATGTATAGTCTTTTTTTCTCTATTAATCACCTTTAGAAAATTTTCGCAGCTCGAAACTTCTCAAAAAAATCTTTTTCAGACAGTTTTTCTCATTTCTATAATTTTATGTTTTGCGGCTATACAGTCTACCTTTGCTATTAGAGGAATGTATTACTTTTCTTATCTTTCGATTATCATTATTCCTTTATTGATTAATTCGATAGAAGATAAAAAAATACAGTTGGTAACGGGGTTTATCTGTGCTGCTTTATTTATTCTGTATTGGGGACTTACAATACCTTACGCAAATCTTGGAGAAACATATCCATATCAATCTAAAATCCTTAATTTATGAGACCATTGATCTCGATTGTTGTTCCGGTTTATAATATGGAGAAATATCTTCATAAATGTGTATATAGCTTACTGAATCAGAGCTATAATCAGTTAGAAATTATTTTGGTAAATGATGGTTCTACGGATCATTCAGCAAAGATATGTGACGAGTTTGCAGAAAAAGATTCCAGAATAAAAGTTGTTCACCGAACCAATGGAGGCTTGTCTGAAGCAAGAAATTCTGGTTTGTCAATATTTAAAGGAGAGTATGTTACTTTTGTAGATAGCGACGATTATGTAAGAGCAGATTATATACAGACTTTACTGGATTTAGTGTTGAACCATAATGTGAAAATTGCAGTTTCTCAATTTCAATATGTTTCTAATGAACATATTGAAAAGGATGATAACGATAATGAAAAAGACTTTTTTTTGCCAACTCTTGAGGCATTAGAGAATATGTTTTATCAAGATTATTTCGATCATAATGCGACTGCAAAATTATTTCACAGAAGCCTTTTTGATAGTTTAAAATTTCCCGTAGATTTGCTTTATGAAGATATGTTCACCACATACAAAATTTTGCTTTCATCAGATTCCGGCGTGGCAGTTTCCAATAAAAAGACATATTATTACTTAATTAGAACTGATAGTATAGAAGGAGCTCCTTTTTCTGCAAAAAAAATGAACAGTATGCGTTTTATTGTAGACGATTTCGAGAATACAAAGAAGCAATATCCTGTTTTGGCTAAAGGTATTAATTGCAGATTGCTCAGTTTTATTTTTCATCTTTTGGTAGAAACGAAAGTGAAAAGTTCAGAAGAAAAAGAATTATTTCTATTAGCACAAAAATATCGCAAAGAAGTTTTAGTAGATAATAAAGCTAGAAAAAAAGCTAGATTAGCCGCATTTGTTTCGTATTTTGGGACAGATGTACTTAGGTTTTTCTATAGATTTGGAAAATCAAGAGTTTAAATTAAAAAGGTTTTATAGAAAGTGAAAACTGTAAATAAAACTGTTTAAAAAAATAGATACGGAATTGAGTATTATATGGGAATTGTGGTTAAAAATTCAGTACTTTGTATATTAGCAATATCAATTAAATACAATTATTTTGGTTGAGAAAAAAATAAAAATAGTACACATTGCTGAAGCCTTCAGTACAGGGATTTATACTTATCTCAAAGATTTGACGTCTTATATGATAGGATTGCCTAATTCTGATGATTTTGAAACTGTTATTATTTATAGTAAAAGAGATGTTTTAGATGAATCTAAGATTGCAAATGATTTCTCACAAAATGTAAGATTCATAAAAGTTCAGATGACTCGTAACATAAGCCCTAAAAGTGATTTTAAGTCTTTGTTAAAGCTTAGAGGTATATTGAAAATGGAGCGTCCTGATATTCTACATTTGCATTCTTCAAAAGCTGGCGTTTTGGGGAGAATTGCTGCCACAGGAATCGTTAAAAAAAGTCATATTTTCTATTCGCCTCATGGCTATGCATTTCTTCGTCAGGATATATCTCCAACTGCACAAAAAATATACCAGTTAATAGAGAAGTATGTTCAGTTTTTCTTCGGTGGAACTACAATAGGCTCTGGCGAAACAGAATTAGAATTTGCAAGAAAAATTGGTAAAACCTATTTTGTACGAAATGGTATCGATTTTAAAAATCAAAAATTCATTGAAGATAGTATTTTAAAAAATAATTTTACTGTTGGGACAATTGGGGTTTTGCACGCTCAAAAAAATCCGTCTGGTTTTAATGAAATTGCTCAAAAATTGCCGGAAGTCAATTTTATTTGGATTGGTGACGGAGAATTGAGGAATCAGATTACGGCACCCAATGTAAAAATTACTGGATGGATCGGATCAAGAGAAGAATTGTTATCCATCACATCAACATTTGATGTTTATTTACAAGTTTCTTTATGGGAGGGACTTTCTATTGCGATTCTTGAAGCAATGGCTCTTGGTAAACCAATTGTAGCTAGTAATATTGTTGGCAACAAAGATTCTGTTGTAGACAGTAAAACTGGATTTTTGGTCAATAGTATGGACGAGGCTGTGTTAGCAATTAAAAAATTACAGGATAATTCCCTTAGAGCTCAAATGGGAAAAGCCTCCTATAAACATTGCAAAGAGTTTTTTGATAAAGACAAAAATTTTGATGAATTAGTAAAAATTTATAAACGAGCATAATTTTAGGCATAAATATGAATTATTTAATATTTGGTGGCTCAGGTTTTATAGGAACCCATTTAATAGAGCATTTGGATGGTATTGATGCTGCATCCAAGATTTATAATCTCGATATAGTTGAAAATAATCATCAGGGAAAATCTGAGTTTATTTATTGTGATGTAAGATCAACAATAGAACTGAATATTCCTGTAAATAATGATTTCGTTATATTTAATTTTGCGGCTGTTCATACTACACCGGGACATCCAGATCACGAATATTTCGAAACCAATATGAAAGGTGCAGAAAACGTAACGGCTTTTGCCGAAAAGTTTAGCATTGAAAAATTGATATTTACTTCCTCCATCGCACCATATGGAGCGTCAGAAGATTTGAAGGATGAAGAAATACTTCCGATGCCAAATACTCCTTACGGGATTTCTAAACTGGTAGCAGAGAAAATTCATATCAATTGGCAGGTTAAAGAAAGAAATAAAAGACAACTAACGATTTTAAGGCCAGGTGTTGTTTTTGGAAAGGGAGAAAACGGAAATTTTACAAGACTCTATTGGGGAATTAAGAAAAACAGATTTTTCTATCCGGGAAGAAAGGATACGGTTAAAGCCAGTATCTATGTAAAAGAACTGATACGTTTTATGCTCTTTAGATTATCTATTTCAGAACCACGGTACGAAATTTTCAACTGTACTTACGAACCTGCTTTCACAATAGAAAATATAGCAGAAGAAATGATGAAAACCATTCAGGTACAGCGTAAAATTTACATGATTCCGGGTGGTTTGCTTCAGTTTGCAGCTTCAATAATTGGAATGATGGGCGGTAAATCTATTGGAATTCATCCCGACAGAGTAAAAAAACTAATGACTTCTACCAACGTCAGCGGAAAAAAAATGCATAATAGTGGATACCAGTTTCATTATACATTCAGCGAAGCTCTGAAAGATTGGTATAACGATAATAATAATTTGCATTTAGAATAATAACCAATATAAAATTCTAAGGATAAATTTTCAAAAATATTTGCTTTAAAACGATTACGAAACTCCATGAAAATAATTGAAACACCTTTAAAAGACTGTTACATCATAGAACCAACAATATTTGAAGATGAAAGAGGATATTTTTTTGAAAAATTCAATGAAAAAAAGTTTGAAGAATTAACCGGCATGAATGGTCATTTCGTTCAGGATAACATTTCAAAATCATCTTATGGCGTTTTAAGGGGTCTGCATTTGCAAAAAGGAGATAGTGCTCAGGCGAAATTGGTTTCTTGTATTGAGGGAAATGTTTTGGATGTTGCGGTAGATGTAAGAGAAAATTCTGCAACCTTTGGTCAGTGGTTTTCGATTGAATTATCTAGAGAAAATAAACGTCAATTATATATTCCAAGAGGATTTGCTCACGGATTTGCTGTGCTCAGCAAGACTGCTGTTTTTGCGTATAAGTGTGATAATTTTTATGACAAATCTTCTGAAGGAGGTATTTTATGGAATGATAAAGACTTAAATGTAGATTGGCAGCTTCCTGTAGAAGATATTATTCTTTCTGATAAAGATAAAGTTTTAGAAACTTTTGCTTTAAGAAATTTTTAATATATTTAGAAAATGAAATTATTAAGATTTCTCCTATAACCATGTTAATTTTAGGTAGCATATTAGATAGATTTATAAATGACTGTGGAACGTATGCTGGTATATCTTATTAAACATTTGTCGAGGTTTTTTAGGATAGTAGATTATTTTACTATCAATTTTGTTTTTTTTATTGGTAAATATTATTTTTTTGAAGCAGACCAGAATTATTTTTACCAAGATTACAAAGCTCAATTTGTACTTCTGAATCTTTCTTGGTTTATTGCTACTGTTATCACAAAGCCTTATACAAACATTAAAATAAAAGAATCTTCACTTCATTTTAATGCTCTTCTTAAAGCTTATTCTTTATTAGTTGTCTTCACAGCTATTTATTTAAGCCAGATTTTATCCATTAAAATTAATTATGAGAATGTATTAAGATATTTTCTTGTAATTGGAATTATTATGACCTTGGTAAGATTTACACTGTTTCTTTACCGAAAAAAGAACAGAGTAAGATTGGGCAGAAAGCTGTACAATTACAATACGGTACTAATTGGCGAAAATAAATTGTCGGGCTATCTTTTATCCAACAAAAGTTTAAAAAGACTTATGGGAATAAGAGGAGTCTATTCCTGTGGAGAAAAAATTACCTGTAATAAATATTTAGGAGATGTTCATCAAATGCTGAAGGATTTTGATAATACCAAAATCAGCAGCATTATTTTTTGTGATGATAAAATTGATCTTGAACAATATAAAAATATTGTAGAGGCGGCAGAGCAAAAAATGATTAGAATTTATATGGTTCCAGAATTTAAGTATGCGAAATTAGGTTCTTACTATGTTGAAATGGTTCAGGATATTCCGTTTTTAAAATTAATGAAAGAACCACTTTCGGATCCAAAAAAACAAATTTTAAAAAGAACTTTTGATATTGTATTTTCTCTATTGGTTATTGTTTTTTTATTGTCATGGCTCATTCCTTTGGTAGCCATAATTATCAAAATAGAAAGT encodes the following:
- a CDS encoding EpsG family protein; the encoded protein is MDKKKVLGILFLIIAILIPSIFAGCRDLNIGTDTSSYVRDYFREARQAKSFFRYNEDVSTDVGYSYFNYIITKIFNDFSFLLFFIQAFIVTFIALAILQLKKTNLLTWAFLVYFLLYFSNSLNMTRQMMALAVCLYSFSNLITGNRIKALILVGLASTFHFSAFIFFAIFPIYFYTSKFIKNFWLFQFIVGVSFILVVFLLDYIIIGIVGLGAVKEGFENYKSGGLYGSNLPLSDLFLCIVFFSLLITFRKFSQLETSQKNLFQTVFLISIILCFAAIQSTFAIRGMYYFSYLSIIIIPLLINSIEDKKIQLVTGFICAALFILYWGLTIPYANLGETYPYQSKILNL
- a CDS encoding glycosyltransferase family 2 protein, whose protein sequence is MRPLISIVVPVYNMEKYLHKCVYSLLNQSYNQLEIILVNDGSTDHSAKICDEFAEKDSRIKVVHRTNGGLSEARNSGLSIFKGEYVTFVDSDDYVRADYIQTLLDLVLNHNVKIAVSQFQYVSNEHIEKDDNDNEKDFFLPTLEALENMFYQDYFDHNATAKLFHRSLFDSLKFPVDLLYEDMFTTYKILLSSDSGVAVSNKKTYYYLIRTDSIEGAPFSAKKMNSMRFIVDDFENTKKQYPVLAKGINCRLLSFIFHLLVETKVKSSEEKELFLLAQKYRKEVLVDNKARKKARLAAFVSYFGTDVLRFFYRFGKSRV
- a CDS encoding glycosyltransferase, which encodes MVEKKIKIVHIAEAFSTGIYTYLKDLTSYMIGLPNSDDFETVIIYSKRDVLDESKIANDFSQNVRFIKVQMTRNISPKSDFKSLLKLRGILKMERPDILHLHSSKAGVLGRIAATGIVKKSHIFYSPHGYAFLRQDISPTAQKIYQLIEKYVQFFFGGTTIGSGETELEFARKIGKTYFVRNGIDFKNQKFIEDSILKNNFTVGTIGVLHAQKNPSGFNEIAQKLPEVNFIWIGDGELRNQITAPNVKITGWIGSREELLSITSTFDVYLQVSLWEGLSIAILEAMALGKPIVASNIVGNKDSVVDSKTGFLVNSMDEAVLAIKKLQDNSLRAQMGKASYKHCKEFFDKDKNFDELVKIYKRA
- a CDS encoding NAD-dependent epimerase/dehydratase family protein — encoded protein: MNYLIFGGSGFIGTHLIEHLDGIDAASKIYNLDIVENNHQGKSEFIYCDVRSTIELNIPVNNDFVIFNFAAVHTTPGHPDHEYFETNMKGAENVTAFAEKFSIEKLIFTSSIAPYGASEDLKDEEILPMPNTPYGISKLVAEKIHINWQVKERNKRQLTILRPGVVFGKGENGNFTRLYWGIKKNRFFYPGRKDTVKASIYVKELIRFMLFRLSISEPRYEIFNCTYEPAFTIENIAEEMMKTIQVQRKIYMIPGGLLQFAASIIGMMGGKSIGIHPDRVKKLMTSTNVSGKKMHNSGYQFHYTFSEALKDWYNDNNNLHLE
- the rfbC gene encoding dTDP-4-dehydrorhamnose 3,5-epimerase, coding for MKIIETPLKDCYIIEPTIFEDERGYFFEKFNEKKFEELTGMNGHFVQDNISKSSYGVLRGLHLQKGDSAQAKLVSCIEGNVLDVAVDVRENSATFGQWFSIELSRENKRQLYIPRGFAHGFAVLSKTAVFAYKCDNFYDKSSEGGILWNDKDLNVDWQLPVEDIILSDKDKVLETFALRNF
- a CDS encoding exopolysaccharide biosynthesis polyprenyl glycosylphosphotransferase, giving the protein MTVERMLVYLIKHLSRFFRIVDYFTINFVFFIGKYYFFEADQNYFYQDYKAQFVLLNLSWFIATVITKPYTNIKIKESSLHFNALLKAYSLLVVFTAIYLSQILSIKINYENVLRYFLVIGIIMTLVRFTLFLYRKKNRVRLGRKLYNYNTVLIGENKLSGYLLSNKSLKRLMGIRGVYSCGEKITCNKYLGDVHQMLKDFDNTKISSIIFCDDKIDLEQYKNIVEAAEQKMIRIYMVPEFKYAKLGSYYVEMVQDIPFLKLMKEPLSDPKKQILKRTFDIVFSLLVIVFLLSWLIPLVAIIIKIESNESVFFLQKRSGYKNIPFNCIKFRSMASNKQADFQTAKRNDARVTKFGAFMRKTSIDELPQFINVFFGDMSVVGPRPHMLSQTDMYSKITKKYMTRHMVKPGITGWAQVMGARGEIFTDKDMERRIEKDIWYIQNWSFFLDMKIIFLTLYNIVRGDEQAY